CTCGACAACCTCGCGTTCACGCCGGAGGAACTCGCCGAGATCGACCGCTACGCCACCGAGTCGGGCATCAACCTCTGGGCGGCCTCCAGCGCGCACTGACCGCGCCGTTCCCCGTCCTCACCGGCCACCGCCACGGGCTCGGCCCGTGGCGGTGGCCGCTTCAGTTCGCGGCGAACTGAGCCTTCGGCCCCGCTCCCTTTTCGTGAATTAAGTCAATTGCTTGACTTAGATTCGGGATAGCGCTTCACTGTCAGTACACCTTGCCATTACGGAGAGGATCGGCATAGTGGCTGACAGTGAATCCGTCCTGGACTACCCGATACCGAATCCCACGGCACTCGAACCGCCCCCCGAGTGGGCGCGGTTGCGCAGAGAATGTCCCGTCGCCAAGATCCGACTGCCGAGCGGAGACGAAGCCACCCTCCTGACGCGATACGCCGACGTGAAACAGGTACTGGCGGATCCACGGTTCACCCGGCAACTCGATACGCGGGCCGGCGCCGCGCGCGTCGCGGCGAACGAATCGGGCGGGGTGTTCAACAGCTCGATGGCCTCGGTCATCCCCCAGGCCGGGCCGGGTCACCGGCGCTGGCGCACCAAGGTCGGCCGCTGGTTCACCGCCAAGCGGATGGCCGCGTTGCGCCCCCGCATCTCGGCGATGGCCGAGCAACTCATCGACGAGATGGTGGAGCGAGGACACCCCGCCGACCTCAGGGCCGCCTTGGGCTTCCCGCTTCCGGTGTGGGTGATCTGCGATCTCCTCGGCGTGCCCAACTCCGACCGCGATCGCTTCTCCTACTGGTCCGACACCCTGCTGAACCTCACGAAGTACGACCAGGCCGAGATCGACGCCGCGCAGGCCGCGTTCGTCGAGTACATGAGCGCGCACGTGGCCGCTCGGCGTGCCGAACCCGGTGACGACCTGCTGAGTTCGCTCATCACCGAGGACGCCGAGGACCCGATGTCCGACGAGGAACTCATCACCACCGGTCTCGGTCTCCTCGTCGCGGGTCACGAGACCACGGCGAACATGATCGGCAAGATGGTCGGCATGCTGCTGTCCGACCGGAGCCGCTGGGAGCAGTTGCTCGAAAACCCCTCCCTCGTGCGCACTGCCGTGGAGGAATCGCTGCGGTTCGACGCCAATCCGGGCGTCGGGCTTCCCCGCTTCATCAGCGAGGACATCGAACTCTCCGACACCGTCGTGCCGGGCGGCACCACGGTGATGTGCAGCATGGGCGCCGCCAACCGGGACGAGAACGCGTTCGACCACGCCGACGAGATGGATCTCTCCCGCAGTCCCAACCCGCATCTGGCGTTCGGCTCCGGCGCGCACTCGTGCCTCGGTCAGGCGCTCGCCAGGACGGAGTTGCAGACCGTCCTCGACGTGCTGTTGCGTCGCCTGCCCACACTGGAGCTCGCCGTCGACGCCTCCGAGCTCGAACGTGTCGAAGGACTTGTGGTGGGAGGGTTGGCCACGCTGCCCGTGCGTTGGTGATGATGCCTGCATGGCAGTGAGGACGATCAGGAGCACGCGGGCCGTCGCCACCCGCAACCGCATCCTGGACACCGCGGAACGACTATTTGCCGAGTACGGTGTCACGGCGGTGTCCAACCGGCAGATCAGCGAGGCGGCAGGCCAGGGCAACAACACGGCGGTCGGGTACCACTTCGGAACGAAAGTGGACCTCGTGCGCGCCATCGTGCGCAGGCACAACGAGGACGTCGAACGACGGCGTCTGGAGATGGTGGAGCGGGCGGCCGACTCGCTCGACCCGCGCGACTGGGTGGCGTGTCTCGTCCACCCGATCGCCGATCACCTCGCCGAATCGGGCAGCCCGACATGGTTCGCGCGGTTCGGTGCCCAGGTGACGACCGACCCCGTGCTCCGGGAGATCATGTACGAGGAGTCGTTGAGCTCCCCCTCACTGGTGCGCACCCTCGACGGGCTCCAGCGCTGCCTTCCCGAGCTACCGACCGAGGTGAAGCTTGAACGCGGCGCGATGACCCGTCAGTTGATCGTGCACATGTTCGCCGAACGAGAGCGTGCTCTCGCCGAGCTGACCGCCACCCCACGCGCCAGTTGGCACGACGCCGCCTCCGGGTTGGTCGACGCCATCGTGGGGTTGTGGTCGGCTCCCGTCACGCCCCGAAACGGACCGGAACCCACGTAACCGGAGGACCGCATGAAGATCAGTGTCGACGAGGACAAGTGCTGTGGCGCGGGACAGTGCGTGCTACTCGCACCGGAGGTGTTCGACCAACGCGAGGACGACGGAATCGTCGTGCTCCTCGACCCCGCACCCGGTGAGGAACTCCACGCCGCGGCCCGCGAGGCCGCCAGCGTCTGCCCCGCCGCCGCGATCACCGTGAGCGAGGAATGAGCGCCCTCTCCAGCGTCCTGGTGATCGGCGCGTCGGCCGCGGGGCTGTCGACGGCCGACGCGCTACGACGGCAGGGCTTCCGGGGAAAACTCACCCTGGTGGGAGCCGAACCCCATCTCCCCTACGACCGGCCACCACTGTCGAAACAGGTCCTGGCCGGAACGTGGGAGCCCGACCGGACCAGGCTGCGAAGCGAAACAGCACTGTCCGCATTGGACGCGGAATTCCTGCTCGGTGATCCGGCCGTCGCCCTCGACGTCACCGACCGCGTCGTGCACACCGCCTCCGGCCGGGCACTGCGGGCCGACGCGCTCGTGATCGCCACGGGCGCCGAACCACGCCGGTTGCCGGGCGGGGACGACCTCGCCGGGGTACACGTGTTGCGCACCCTCGACGACGCTCTCACGCTGCGGGCCTCGCTGACCCCCTCCCGCAGGGTCGTCGTGGTGGGCGAGGGCGTGCTCGGAGCCGAAGTCTGCGCGACCGCCCGGACCCTCGGCGCGACCGTCACCATGGTCGGTCCCCAGCCCGCCCCGCTGGCGAGTCAGCTCGGCCCCTTGGTGTCCGGGCTCCTGGCCGACCTGCACGTCCGGCACGGGGTCGAGCTGGCCCTCGGGCACGCCGTCGACGGGCTCGTCGGCGAGGAAGGCCGGGTCACGGGTGTGCGGCTGGACGACGGTCGGGTGCTGCCCGCCGACGTCGTCGTCGTGGCCGTCGGAGCGACACCGGCGACCGCGTGGCTTCGGGACAGTGGCCTCGCGATCGACGACGGCGTGGTGTGTGACTCCCGCTGCCGGGCGGCGGAGGGCGTCTACGCCGTCGGCGACGTCGCCCGCTGGCGGCACCCCGCTCTCGACACTCCCCTTCGGCTGGAGAACCGCACCAACGCCACCGAACAGGCACAGGTGGTGGCCGCGAATCTCCTCGGGGAGGACCGCGGGTACGCGCCCGTTCCCTACTACTGGACCGACCAGTTCGACACCAAGATCCAGGTGTTCGGTCTGCCCTCGGCGACAGACGAGGCCACGGTGGTGGACGGTGATCCGGCGGACCGGCGATTCGTGGTCCGCTGCACGAGAGCGGGCACCGTCACCGGCGTCATCGGTTGGAGGATGCCCAAACAGACCCGGCTGCGGCGCGCCGAGGTCGCCGACGCGCTCTCCGCGGCCGCCCTGCGATCGGTCTGAACGACTTTCCACGGGAGATCTCGAATGACAAGCACCGCCTCGCAGACCCGCGAGGACACCGCGATTCCCGAATACCCCATGCCCCGCGCCGCGGGCTGTCCGTTCGACCCGCCGCCGCTTCTGAAGGAGCTCCAGCAGCGCACTCCCCTGACGAAGGTACGGCTGCGGGACGGCCGCACGGCGTGGCTCGTGACGCGCTACGCCGACCAGCGCAAGTTGCTGGCCGACCCGCGCATGAGCTCCGACGCCACCAACCCCGGCTACCCGCGACCGGCGGCACGCGTCGCAGGGGGAGGCTCGTCGGTCAGCTTCATCCTCATGGACGACCCGGAGCACGCGCGGCTGCGGCGCATGGTCACGGCGCCGTTCACGGTGCGCAGAGTGCGGGCGATGCGCCCCCGGATCCAGGCCATCGTGGACGGTTTGATCGACGACCTGCTCGCCGGGCCGAAGCCGGTCGACCTCGTCGAGGCGTTCGCGCTCCCGGTGCCGTCACTGGTGATCTGCGAACTGCTCGGTGTTCCCTACTCCGACCACGACTTCTTCCAGCAGCGCAGTAAGGTGGTCATCAAACTGGGCACCGCGCAACGGGAACGGATGGCCGCGCTCGGCGAGCTCGCCGACTACCTCGACGGGCTGATGGGTGACAAGCTCGCCGACCCCGCCGACGACCTGCTGTCGGGCCTCGCCGAACGCGTGCGTGCCGGGGAGTTGACCCGGCAGGAGGCCGCGCGGATGGGCGTGTTGTTGCTCATCGCGGGGCACGAGACGACCGCGAACATGATCGCGCTGGGCACGGCGGTCCTGTTGCAGCACCCCGATCAGCTCGCGTTGCTGCGCGACACCGACGATCCCGCCGTCGTCGACTCGGCCGTGGAGGAGTTGCTGCGCTACCTCCACATCACGCACAACGGCAGGCGGCGGGTCGCGCTCGCCGACATCGAGTTCGCGGGGCAGGTCATTCGCGCGGGAGACGGGGTCATCTTCCCCAACGACATCGGCAACCGTGACCCGGAGGCCTTCCCCGACCCCGACCGGCTCGATCTTCGCCGGGACGCGCGTCACCATGTGGCGTTCGGGTTCGGGGTACACCAATGCCTCGGCCAGTCACTCGCGCGGCAGGAGTTGAGCGTCGTCTACGGCACTCTCTACCGGCGTGTTCCGACCCTGCGGCTCGCCACGGAGCTGGATCGGATTCCGTTCAAACACGACGGTTTGGTGTACGGCGTGTACGAGCTGCCGGTGACCTGGTGACCCACGAGAGGACAGACATGAAGATCACCGTTGACCAGGACAAGTGCGTCGCTTCCGGACAGTGCGTCGTCGCCGCGGAGCGGGTGTTCGACCAGCGCGAGGAGGACGGCGTCGTGGTGCTGCTCGATGCCGAGCCACCGGCAGAACGGGCCGAGGACGTCCGGCGGGCCGCGTCGATGTGCCCCGCGCTGGCCATCCACGTCCGGGGGTGAGGTCTAGCGCAGTGCCGTTCCTCGGGAGGAGCCGATCAGGTCCAGCTCCGCCCGAGTGGGCAGTCCCTCCCAGTCGCCACGGGTGGCGACGGCGAAGGCTCCGCACGCGGTGCCGCGGGCGAGTCGTTCCGCGAGGTCGAGCCCGTCGAGCCAACCGGAAAGGTAGCCCGCCGTGAAGGCGTCTCCCGCCCCCACGGAGTCCACGACGGACACCTCGTGGGCGGGAGCGTGCCACGTACCGTCCGGGGTGGTGACCGACGCGCCCTCGGCGCCGCGTTTGGTGACCACCTCGGCCACCCCGTGCCGCAGCAGGTCGCTCACTCCGCCGACGAGCGCGAGTTCGTCGGGCGAACCGACCACCACGGTGGCGCGGCGTGCCAGCGGGGTGAGCACGCGGGCGGCGTCCTCGGCCGACCACAGTCGCGACCGGAAGTTGACGTCGAAGGAGATCGCCGAGCCGATCTCGGCGGCGCGGTCGCACGCCGCCACCACGGCCTCCCACGCCGTGGTGCTCAACGCCGGGGTGATGCCGCTGAGGTGCACCAGTCGAGTGCCGCCGTCCAAAGCGGACACCACGTCGTCGGGCCCGAGCCGCGACCCGGCCGAGCCGGCGCGGTAGTACTGGACCCGCGTCACGTCGGGAAGCCGCTGTTCGAACAGCACGAGCCCCGTCGGCGCGTCGTCCTCCCGCACCGTGGACGTGTCCACCTCCTCGGCACGCAAGGTACGCACCACGAGCGCGCCCGGCTCGTCCCGGCCCACGCGTCCGGCCCAGCGGACCCGGTGCCCGAGCCGGGACAGTCCCACCGCGACGGTGGATTCGGCACCGGCGACGGACACGCGCGCCGTCGTGCCGAGGCGAAGCAGTCCGTCGGCCCGCATCGCCACCATCGTCTCGCCCAGTGTCACGACGTCCATCACGCCGCACCCCCTCGCCGTGCGGCGGCGACGAACGCCGTGGCGCGTTCCCGCAGTGCCGCGATGTCACCGCCGTGCGGGGCGTCGCCGGTGAGCGGGCTGCCCACACCGACGGCCAGCGCGCCCGCCTCCAGGTAACGCGGCACGTCGGCCAGGCCCACGCCGCCGACCGGGACCAGGGCGGCGTCCGGGAAGGGGTCACGCAGCGCCGCGACATACGCCGGGCCGAGGGTGGCGGCGGGAAAGACCTTCACCGCGGTGGCCCCGGCCTCGCGGGCGGCGACGATCTCGGTCGGTGTCATGGCGCCGGCCAGCACCGGCAGGCCGAGCTCCACGGCCGTGGTCACCCCGCCGCCGAGGGCGGGCGTGACGGCGAACGTGGCTCCGGCGTCGCGGGCACGGCGGGCGTCGTCGGCCGTGACCACGGTTCCCGCTCCCACGCGCACGTCGTCGCCGAGCTCGGCGACCACGCGGTTCAGGACGGTGAGCGCGTCCGTCGACGTCAGCGACACCTCCACGAGCGTGACTCCCGCCTCCGCCAGGACCTCCGCCGTGCGGACGCAGGCGTCGGGGTCGCTGCCGCGGATGATGGCCAGCAGTCGTCGCGCCGCGAGCGCCTCACGCAGGTTCATCGTTCCTCCTCCGTCGAAGCCCGGTCGTCGGACACCACTCCGGCCACGTCCTCGGCGGCCTCGGCCAGCAGCACGCGCATGGCGGCCTCGGCCGCCTCGGGGTCCCGACGCCGGACCGCGTCGACCACGGCCGCGTGGCGGGGCACGGGGTCCGTGGCGCGCGCCTCGTGCACGAGCGCGTCCCGGAGCGACAACGTGGGTTCGACGAGGGAATCGAGGGCGGCCACGAGTTCGTTGTGGGTGGCGCGCAGGAGCGCCCGGTGCCAGCGCAGGTCCGCCGCGGCGGCGGCCTCTGCGTCCCCGTGGCCGGCGGCGGTCATGTCCTCCAACGCCGCGTCCAACTCGGTCAGGTCGGCCTCGTCGCGGCGGCGGGCGGCCAGTGCCGCCACCGCCGGTTCCACCATTCCGCGCAGCTCGCCGAGGTCCCGGAGCAGTCTCGCGGTCTCGCCCGCCGAGGCCCGCCAGCGGATCACGTCGGGGTCGAGCAGGTTCCAGTGCGCCCGACCGCGGACGACCGTGCCGCGCTTCTGTCTTGCCTCGACCAACCCTTTCGCGGCGAGCACTCGCAGCGACTCCCGCAACGCGGTCATGCTCACGTCGAGTTCCCGGCCGAGTGCCGCGAGGTCGAGCACCGAGCCCCGGGGCAGTGCCCCGGACACGATGCGTGCGCCGAGTGTCGCGACCGTCTGCCCGTGGACGCCCCGTCCGCCGTACGTCGTCACGGCGCGAAGTCTCTCCGGCGGGAGCAGCGCTGTCAAGATTAATTATTAATTAATGAGTATTTGACTCAGGCTAGCAGTGCCACCGCCATGAAGATCACGGGAAGGCTCAGCAGGGTGCTGACGGCCACGGCGTCGCGGGCCAGCGTGACCCCGTGGCCGAACCGCACGGCGTAGCCGAACACGTTCTGCGCCGCGGGGAGCGCGGCACAGACCACCACGGCCATCAGCTCCGTGCCGGACAACCCCAGCAGCAGCCCGAATCCCAACCCCAGCAGTGGGTGGATCACGTTCTTCAGCAGCACGATCACCACCAGCGGCACCCTGACGTCCGGGTCCCGCCCCGGCCTGCTCGCCCCGGACAGGGAGATCCCGAACGCCAGCAGCATCGCGGGTACCGCCAGATCGGCCAGCAACTCCACCGGGGCCAGCACCACCTCCGGCACCGTCAGCCCGGACGCCGTCACGACCAGCCCCAACGCCGAGGCGATGGCCAGCGGATTGCGCAACGGTGCGAGAACCGTGCGACGCCACGTCGTCCGATGACCGTTCCGCCGCGCCGACACCACGTCGAGCACCGTGGTGAACACCGGGGTCAGGATCGCGAGCTGGAACAGCAGCACGGGCGCGACCACCGTGGCGTCGCCGAACACGTAGGCGGCCACCGGCAGCCCCAGATTGCCCGCGTTGACGTAGCCGCTGGCCATCGCGCCGATCGCCGTCTCCCCCGCCGGTCTCCGGCGGAGTCTGCCCACCGGCACGTACAGCAGGCAGGCCAGGGAGCTGGTCACGGCGGTCACGAGCAGGTTCGCCGAGAACACAGCCGTGACGTCCGCGCGGGAGAGTGTGGTGAATAGCAGCGCCGGGCTCGCGACGAAGAACGCGGTCCGGGAAAGCACCTCGGTGGCGGAGGGACCGAGCACACCGACTCGTCCGATGGCGTAGCCCACCAGCACCACGCAGGCGAGGACCAGGAACCCTTCGACCACGCCGATCATGTGGCAGTCACGGCTCACCACCGTAGAGCTGTGATCTCCGCCAAACCGGGGTGGGGCCGCCCGCCGTTACGGCGAGCGCGGCGCGGGGAAGCCTGCGGCCATGTCCGACGATCCCCCGAGGCCGGGCGAGCCTCTCACGGCGGTGCCCTGGCGACGTTGGCCCGAAGCGCTCCGCACACGTGGGCGGGAGGTGTTGGCGCACCTGAACGCGGGTCACCCGCAGAACGCGCTCGAAGTGATCGACGAGCTGCTGGCCGACCTGCTCGCGCGGCGCGACTCGCTCGCCGACAGCGCCAACCGGCACTTCGAGCCGTCCACCGACGACCGCAACCCCTGACGCGGGCGTCCACTCAGCCCGTCGCGCGGCGGGCGGCGATGCCGATCAGGAGGGCGCCCACCACGAGCGCGACGGCTCCTCCGGCCAGGGCGGTCCCCGCCACCCAGGGCAGCGCGGGTGCCGTCGCCCCCACCTCGGCCCGAACACTCACCCCCGGATGCCGGTCGGCGTTGAGGACCACCAGCACCCACTCCCCCTCGGACACCGGGGTGTCCAGCGTCACGGCTCGTGTGCCGCTCGCGGTGGCCGCCCAGATGTCGACGCTGTCGGGCGGGGCGGGCGGGGTGCCCGAACGGAATTGCAGCGTCGTGACGTCACGGCCGGTGATGTCACTGACGACGGCGTGCCCGGTGCCCCGCAAGTACTGCTCGGCCTCCTCGGCCGAGGTCATACCGAGGAACACCCGGACTCCGGGGACCGTCGGGGTGACGCGCACCCTGACGTCCCCCAGCTCGGAGGTCACCCAGTCGGCGGCACCGGGTCCGAGCGAGAGCGGCTCGGACGACAGGGCGAAGGTGTCGGTCCGCAGCGTGGCCTCCGCGGTGACGTATCCGTCGTCGTCCCGTTGGGTGCGGTCCGCCCAGAGAGCCAGGGAGCCCGCGGCGAGCAGTCCCAGCGCCCCGAGCGCGAACAGCGCTCCCACCACGACCGGCACGATCCGGCCCACGGTCCAGCCACCCGGTCGCCGGCCTCCCTCGGTGGGCTCGGTGGGTTCGGTGTCCTCCGGGACGAGGCCCTCGTCGGGCTCGGTGCCGCCCATGTCGAGCCGGAACGGCGGGTACTCGTCGGTCAGCAACCCGACGTAGGCGGCCACGCGCAGCACCCAGCGGTTCATGCCGAGCACGAAGTCGAACACCGGCTTCGGGTACGTGCCGGTGAACAACAGCACGATCGCCGCGATGAACACCAGGATGCCGATCAGGCCCACGCCGCCCCAGCCGGGGCCGCCGTCCCCCCACCGCCGCACCAGCCATGCCCCGCCGCCGAGGAACAGCCCGATCACTAGGTAGTGCGGCACCGCCAGCAACCACTTGACGAGGACGAGGCCGCGGTGCAGGCGTGGTGGGTAGTCGATCCGCAGCCGCGCGGGGTAGTCCGGGACGTCGGCCAAGGTGAACGGCGGGTACCGATCGGTGCCCAGGGCGGAGTAGGCGTAGTAGTGCACGCGCCAGTTCCAGCGGAGCACCCCGACGTTGAAGTCGAAGATCGCCCGTGGATAGCGGCCGGTCACCAGGATGGCCACGAACGCGACCACGGTCAGGACCACGAACGCGAGCCACAGCAGCGCGAGGATGAGGAAGTGCGGCACCGCGAGTAACCACTTGACCAGCCACAACCACCGCGACAACGGGGTGTCGAGTCGCGCCTGTACCCACACCGGTCGTAGTTGTGGCGCCATCGGAGGGTCCTCCCGCCGGTTACGACCCGGTCTCACGCGTCCTTCGGCCGCGCTTCTCCAAGCATGGTTCCCGTGGGGTGGCCCGGACATGGGCCCTCGACCCTCGCCTCGGGGTCTTAGGTCCCACAGTCGACTCGCCCCGCCCGCTGCGGGACGATCAGCGGGACACGCCACCTACCCGAGGGAGTCTCATGAACGAATGGGGACTGCAAGGTCGCAGCGTGATCGTGACCGGCGCCGGATCGGGCATCGGGAGGGCCACTGCGCGCCGCTTCGCCGTGCTGGGCGCCCGCGTGCTGGTCAACGACCTGCACGAGAAGGCCGCCGCCGACACGGTCGACGAGTTGGTGGACACCGGAGCCGAGGCCGTCGCCGTCGCGGGCGACGTGAGTTCCCGGAACGTGGTCACCGAGCTCGCGCGGACGGCGGTCGACCGGTTCGGCGCGATCGACGTGCTCGTCAACAACGCGGGCGTCACCGACAACTTCTCCGCCGTCGCCGACGTGACCGACGACGAGTGGGAACGCCTACTGCGGATCAACCTCACCGCGCCGTTTTTGATGGCCAGGGAAGTGCTGCCGTACATGCTCAAGGCCGGCCGAGGCGCCATCGTCAACGTCACCTCGCAGGCCGGGCTCCGGGGGAGCGCCGCGGGCGCCGCCTACACCGCCTCGAAGCACGGGCTCGTCGGGCTCACCAAGTCGCTAGCGGTGACGTACCGCGACAAGGGCATCCGGTGCAACGCCGTCGCGCCGGGAGGCACGGCCACCTCCATCTCGGTGCAGCCGGACCCGAAGGCGTTGGGCCCGACGGCGATCATGCGCCACCTGGGCAACATGGGTCGCATCGCGGAGGCCTCCGAGCAGGCGGCCGTCATCACCTTCCTGGCCTCCGACCTCGCGAGCGACGTCAACGGCGTCGTCCTTCCCGTGGACGACGGCTGGTCGGCGGTGTGACTCGTCGACTCCTACTCGACGACCATGCGGACGGGCGTGCCGCGCTCGATCGTGCGGCTCACGGTGCAGAGCTTGTCGTGCGACAAGGTCACCGTGCGGGGCAGGATCGCGCGAGCGGCGTCGCCTCGCTCCCCCTCGGGGAACCTCACCGTGAACGTGACGGTGAGGTTCTCCATCCGGTTGCCGGACTCGTTGTCCGACACCTTGTCGCCACTCACGGTCACGGTGAACTCATCGGGTTCGGTGCGCCTGCTGGTGGCCACGTCGGTGTCGATCGCGGTGCAGCCGCCGATCGCGGCGAGCAACAGCTCCACCGGGCTGAACTCGTCATCGGCGGTGCCGAACCGCAGGCTGGCACCCCGCTCGTTGTAGGCGACGTAGCGCCCCTCGGCCTCGCGTTCGACGCGCACGGACCTGTGAGATGTCGTCATGGCGTCGAACCTACCGCCACGATCACCCGTCAGGGCCTGGGGATGTTGCGGAGGTTGGACCGGGCGAGCTGGATCATGCGCCCCACCCCGCCCTGCAGCACCATCTTGCTGGTCGCCAGGGCGAAACCGGTGAGCTGTTGGCCGGTAATGCGGGGCGGGATGGACAGCGCGTTGGGATCGGTGACCACGTCCAGCAACGCGGGCCCGTTGTGGTCGAGGATCTCGCGAAGTCCCCTGCGCACGTCCTTGGGGTCCTCGATCCGCACGCCGTGCACCCCGGCCGCTCGGGCGATCGCCGCGTAGTCGGTGTCGGGGTAGGTGGTGGCGTGCGGGGGCAGGCCCGCCACGAGCATCTCCAGGTCGACCATGCTCAGCGACGAGTTGTTGAACAGGACGATCTTCACCGGAAGTCCGTAGTGGACGATGGTGAGGATGTCACCCATGAGCATGGAGAACCCGCCGTCGCCCGCCATGGCGATCACCTGCCGCGAGGTGTCGGGAAGTTGGGCTCCGATGGCCTGCGGCATGGCGTTCGCCATCGAACCGTGCGTGTACGAACCGATCATCCGACGGCGTCCGTTGGGGCTGAGGTAGCGGGCGGCCCAGACGTTGCACATGCCGGTGTCCACCGTGAACACCGCGTCGTCGGAGGCCTCCTCGTCCAGGATGGAGGCGACGTACTCGGGATGGATCGGTTTGTGTCGCTCCACGTCGGTGGTGTAGGCGGAGACGACGTTCTCCAGCATGTCGGCGTGCTTGCGCAGCATCCGGTCGAGGAACCGACGATCGGTCTTGCGAGCCACGCGCGGCGTGAGCGACCGCAGCGTCTCCTTCACGTCGCCGCACACGCCGTGGTCGAGCCGGGAGCGTCTGCCGAGCGCCTCCGGCCGGGTGTCGACCTGTGCGATCCGCACGTCGTCGGGCAAGAACGGCCGGTACGGGAAGTCGGTTCCGAGCAGGATCAGAAGGTCGCACTCGTGCATCGCCTCGTAGGCGGCCCCGTAGCCGAGCAGGCCCGACATTCCCACGTCGAACGGGTTGTCGTACTGGATCCACTCCTTGCCGCGCAACGCGTGCCCGACCGGGGCGAGCACCTTGCCGGCGAACTCCATCACCTCGTCGTGGGCGTCGGCGACGCCGCGGCCGCAGAACAGCGTCACCCGCTGCGCCTCGTCGACCATCTGGGCGAGGCGGTCGAGTTCCTCCTCCCCCGGCCGTACGGTCGGCCCCCCGAAGGGGATCGCCATCTCGGTTCGACGACGTGGGAGGTCCTGCCCCGCGACGTCGCCGGGGACCACGAGCACCGACACGCCGCCTCGGCCGATCGCGGTCTGGATGGCGATCCGGGCGACCTGCGGCATCTGGTCGGGCGTCGAGATCATCTCGGAGTAGTAGCTGCACTCCTCGAACAACCGGTCGGGGTGGGTCTCCTGGAAGTACGACGTGCCGATGTCCTCGCTCGGGATGTGGGCGGCGATCGCCACCACGGGGGCCGAGCTGCGGTGCGCGTCGTACAGCCCGTTGATCAGGTGGAGGTTGCCGGGACCGCAACTGCCCGCGCACGCGGTGAGCCTGCCGGTGATCTGGGCCTCGGCTCCCGCGGCGAACGCGGCGACCTCCTCGTGCCGCACCTGCACCCACTCGATCTTGGGGTTTCGCCGAACGGCGTCGGTGACCGGGTTGAGACTGTCGCCCACGACGCCGTAGACGCGCTGCACCCCGGCCTGCACCAGCATGTCCACCAGTTGCTCGGCCACCGTCTGGTTGGCCATGCGCACTCCCCTCTCGGCCGACACCCGTTCCGCCGGTAAGTAGCCCCTTCCTCCGGACGTGAAACGTGGAAACCGAACAACGCCGCCGTCGGCTCACCCCGGCGGCGTCACCTGTTGAGCCGATTGTGCGCGAACAAAAACAGTCAGTAATGTCGGATCGGAGGATCGGATTACCACGCGTACAGGGGTGAGCCGTGCGGATTTCCGATGTCCTGAAAGCACTGAGAACTCCGGGAATTCTGACGGTTCACCCCGTCTCCCCGCTCGAGGAAGAATTTCCCCGGAACGGAACCGGGAAAAGCAAGGCACGCGCCCCGCAAGACTTCAGCTCGGAAACCTGCGTGTCTCCCGTGGAGATCCTCCACGAACTGAGTGTGGCCACGAGCTTCTTCACCCGAACCCCGTTCGCCGACGCGGAACAGCTCTGGAGAAATCTGCGCCATTGCGGAATGCT
The window above is part of the Saccharomonospora glauca K62 genome. Proteins encoded here:
- a CDS encoding pyruvate dehydrogenase, with protein sequence MANQTVAEQLVDMLVQAGVQRVYGVVGDSLNPVTDAVRRNPKIEWVQVRHEEVAAFAAGAEAQITGRLTACAGSCGPGNLHLINGLYDAHRSSAPVVAIAAHIPSEDIGTSYFQETHPDRLFEECSYYSEMISTPDQMPQVARIAIQTAIGRGGVSVLVVPGDVAGQDLPRRRTEMAIPFGGPTVRPGEEELDRLAQMVDEAQRVTLFCGRGVADAHDEVMEFAGKVLAPVGHALRGKEWIQYDNPFDVGMSGLLGYGAAYEAMHECDLLILLGTDFPYRPFLPDDVRIAQVDTRPEALGRRSRLDHGVCGDVKETLRSLTPRVARKTDRRFLDRMLRKHADMLENVVSAYTTDVERHKPIHPEYVASILDEEASDDAVFTVDTGMCNVWAARYLSPNGRRRMIGSYTHGSMANAMPQAIGAQLPDTSRQVIAMAGDGGFSMLMGDILTIVHYGLPVKIVLFNNSSLSMVDLEMLVAGLPPHATTYPDTDYAAIARAAGVHGVRIEDPKDVRRGLREILDHNGPALLDVVTDPNALSIPPRITGQQLTGFALATSKMVLQGGVGRMIQLARSNLRNIPRP